In Deltaproteobacteria bacterium, the genomic stretch TGGCTTTATCCGGCAATGCCTATATTGAAGAGAAGTTCGCTGCCGCCGGGATGGATGATTATTTACCGAAACCCTTTGAAGCTGACAGGCTTTTGGGTAAAATACGGGAATTGACGGTTAAGGCTTTTGATTTATTTTTTGATAATTTCGAATTTCGTATAAAAAAGGAGATGCCAATGGATCCGAAACAAGCAGAAGAATTAAGAGGGCTTGCGAAACAAGGTTTGTGCAAGATGCGCTTGAGAGGCGCAGGCGCTCATGATGTTACGGTAACAGTACATAAAAATATACCTAACAGTATTGCCTATGACTTTATTCAGGAAGAAGCTGAATTAACGACCTTTATTGATCGTGATAAGGATTCACCGGCTGAATGTTATCTTTTTAAATCAAATTGCCTGGTGCCTGCCGTTTTACTGGATGGTGAGCAGTATGAAGAAAAATGTAAGAAAGAGGATGAAAAGATGCAGAAGCGAAAAGAACTTTTAACAGCAAAGAAAGAGACATAATCAAATCTGGCGCAAGTGCTGGAAACGCCGCTTCTCGCCTTATTCCACCCTGCCTGTTATGAAATCCTGTCAAAAAAAAAATAAAAGATTGTTTTAGACCTCGTTAAGAGATTTAACGGGGCAGGCGGGATTAACGGGATTGACAGGATGAAGAACAAAATAATAAAGTCAGCTTTATCTCTTCCGGCTTAATTTTACTGTGATCCGGCTTTTTCTATGAATTCCATCAACAGGGAAAAGATCAGGCCCCATATTTACGACCATATCAACCTCATGGCCACTACTATCACGAAAAAAATCCATGTAATTTGCAAGTTCAACTTTCAAATTACATGGATTGGCGGATAAAGGTCAAATTGAAAACAAAAGAAATAGCGATAATAAAGACGAAGGACCAAAGAGCTTGTCTGGCTTAGGGGCTTGCAGTGAGGGAAAGCCATCATGATAAATTAGTGTCAAATAGCTATTTCTTTCTGTACATCAAATGCTGCGTCCCCCGTCCGTGAATGGCCCCTTTTTTCTCATACCGCGTTTTTATTTTATCCTGCCTGACTTCATCGAGAAAACGGCCTTCCACAGGGATTTTTTCAAATGCGTCACAGCTTTGAAAGGCTTCTTTCATCCATTCATAATAGGCTTCCGCGTCGGTAGAAAGCCATACTTCTCCCCCTTTTTTGAGCTTTCTCAGAAGCAGTTCCACCGTATGGGACTGGATGATGCGTCTTTTTGTGTGCCGTTTCTTGGGCCAGGGGTCGGGATGGTTGATGTGGATATAGTCAAAGAGTTCATCGGCAAAGATCTCTTCCATGGCCATGAGGGCGCTGCCGTGAATAATCCAGATGTTTTGCAGGTTCTTTTCTTCCCTATGCTTTAATAAGGCGGCAATGCCGTTTAAAAAAATCTCACAGCCCACAATGTGAGCATCAGGCAGCGCGTCGGCCAGTGCAGCCGTATATTCGCCATTTCCAAAACCTATTTCAAGATGGAGGGGACCGCTTCCCTCAAAATAAGAGGAAAGATCAATAATGCCGGCTTTGAAGGGAATTTCCACTTTTGGCAGAGCTTTTTCCAGCAGGTCTTTCTGACTGGCGGAGAGCTTGACCGCCTTGCGGCCAAAGGCCTTGTGACTGCTTTTAAAATCGCTGTTTCTGCCTTTATTGTGCACCATTTAATTTTGCTCCATTGTCATTTTTCTGCTTACAGAGGCGTAATATTAAGGGGACTGTGGGAGACTGTCAAGGTGCAAATAAAATCCACCCCTCACCCTGGTCCTTGCCCAGGGAGAGGGATATGCAATAATCTCCTCTCCCCTCATGGGGAGAGGATTAAGGCGAGGGGTGGATTTTACCGACAACCCAAAATATTTCTAATCCATAACTGAATCTCTTTAACCTTTGACAATAGCCTGTTTTTTATTTAGATTTATTTTAAACTATTTTATCCCTTTTCTAATATGGAGGCTGCAATGAGTGACCTAAAGATTGAAGTCGAATATTGTGTTGAGTGAAACTTTCTTCCCCAAGCCTCCGGTCTGGCGGCTGCAATTGAAGGAAGGTATGCTATCAAATCGGAACTGATAAAGGGTGGCGGCGGCATTTTTACGGTCAAGATAAACGGGAAAATGGCTTACAATAACAGGGAGCACGGGGGAAGGTTTCCTGAAAATGAAGAGATTTTTACGGCGCTTGATAAAGTGGCGGCCCCTCTTGCCGAAAGTGAAAGAATGGAGCCGGAATCGGGTGCTGGAATCGATTCCCCGAGTTGTAACTGGTCTTCTGAAAAAAAGTAAAAGAAAAAATATCCTCTTAATGAAAAATGTCTCTACTAAAAGAAAATTTCTGGAAAAATAAAAGCCTCTCCCAATTAACGCATGAAGAGTGGGAGGCCCTTTGCGATGGCTGCGGCCTTTGCTGTTTAAACAAGATTGAAGATGATGAAAGTGGCGAGTATCTCTATACCAATGTGGCCTGTTCTCTTTTGGATCATGAAAAGAGGCGCTGTTTTGACTATGAGGGAAGAAGTATTTTAAAAAATGACTGCTTAAGACTGACGGCTGAAAATATTGAAGAGGTCCCCTGGCTCCCCTCAACCTGTGCCTATCGGCTCGTGAAGGAAGGAAAAGACCTTCCCTGGTGGCATCCCCTCATTTCAGGAACAAGGCAATCCTTAAATGAGGCGGGAATAGGATACAGGGAAAAGTTGATTTGTGAAAAGGGGATTGATGCGGAAATTCTTTCTGAATATGTTGTCGACTGGGTGACTGTTGAGCCGGCAAATGAGAAAAGCAGATAAAAACCTGTTAATATCTCAGGCATCTGTGTTATATATTGGCCACTAAAGATAAAGGAGCAGGCTTATCATGGCATCTGATGTACAGGATATTACAATCGAATATGAAGAAGAGGGGATCATTGTTACCAAAGAACTGGACAAAGTCATTCTTTCCAGGGGCGCATGGACAACGATCATTTTCAAATTCCAGGACTGGGACAGGCAGAAAGAGACCTACGGCCCGGAGAAATTCACCATACGCCGCTACAGGAAGCTGCACGGCAATTACCAGCAGCAGTCCAAATTCAATATTTCAAGCATTGACCAGGCAAATAAAATCATCGAGGCATTGCAAGGCTGGATAAAAGCATAGCAGGCTTCATTTTTTTTAAATTTCTATTGCAGTCAACCATAAAAAGCATTCATAGGCGGTAATTCGCCATAAGCTTTCCTAAGTATTTATTAAGGGCATTTGATCTGCTCAGAAAAGGAATGGGTGGTTTTTTACGGGTAGAAAACTGGTTGAGCAGTTTTACTATTTCCTCGTTTTCAGGATCTGTTTCGATACCGGCTCTCAGGGTTTTTATCAGCTTGCTATGCCATTTTCGCTTTATATAAACCTCGGCAAGATTCAAATAACATTCGGCGTTGCCTGAATCAAGTTTGAGGGCTTCTTTGCAAAGCTTTTCCGCTTTTTTTAGATTCCCGCCCGATTTGGCTATCAGGGCGCCCAGAAGGGACAGTGATGCCGGTGTGGGTCCTCCATATTTTATATTATCCTCTAAAAAACCTATTGCGCCTTCGTAGTCATTGTCCCTGATCCTTTCGAGAGCCAGATCATATCTCTTTTGAATATGTGCTGCCATGCCATTTTCTCCCCTAAATAATATCAATTTTCACCCCTGAAATGTCTATTATAACATTAAATGACGATAAAATCATCTTGATGAAAAAAAATTACACCATTTGACGGCCCGTTGCCTTTTTAAATTTATTTGGATATCATTTTATAAATATTAATTTACAGGAGAAAGTATTATGTTGAGAAAAAAGGGAAAGCATTATCTTGTTTTTATGGTTCTTGCCTGTCTGTCAGTGATCTCATCCCCCCTGCTTGCAGGTGAGGGATTTCGGGATGCAGATGTTAAGGAAGCGGCCGAAATGGTTGCAAAAGAAAAAAATAACGCCCGCTTTGTTATTCTCGATGTAAGAACAAAAGGGGAATATGATAAGGGGCATCTCTTTAATTCCATCAATATTGACATTAAGTCGGCAAACTTCGGGGAAGAGATAGGCTTGCTGGACAGGAACAAGACCTACCTCGTCTACTGCCATTCGGGCAAACGAAGCAAGAGGGCTCAGAAAAAGATGAAAAGTATGGGCTTTAAGAATATTATCAATATGAAAGGGGGCTTTACCGGCTGGCTGGGAGAAAAAAATCCTTACCAACGATAAAGGGCTTGCTCAATCAATCTGTCAGGGAGGGGAAAAAGGCCGCGCCGCACAAGGTGCGGCCTTTTTTGTTTTCAGGAGAGGTTTATCTTAACAAGGCCTTTATTTTTTGATACATTTTATTATGTGTAAAGGACTGTCGGTCCATGATTTTCAGGATAATTTTTTTGACGCACTATATTTCTCTAATAAGGCGCTTTTCGGGAAGGGGACCAGGATGGAAAACAGGCTGCAGGATCTGACGGAAAAAATATACGAAGAAGGTATTGAAAAAGGCCGGAAAAAAGCGGATGAACTCGTTGCTCAAGCAGAAGAGAAGGGCCAAAATATAGTCAGTGACGCAAAAAATACGGCGGAAGCAATCATCTCATCGGCTAAAAAAAGCGCAGCCGAATTTAAAGAAAGGGTAGAAGCTGAAGTACGGCTTGCAGGACGGCAGGCCATGCGCACTTTTAAAAAGGAGATAGAAGATATTATCGTGGCAGAGGCCCTCGATAAAAACCTGCGGACCTCCATGAATAATCTTGAAAATATAGAAGATTTTGTGAGAGAAGTTATTAAAAACTGGCACCCTGAAAAAACAGAGTCACCCAGCCTCGAAGTCCTTCTCCCCGAAAAGAGAAGAGAAGAACTTGAAAAATGGTTTAAATCGGAAATAGGCAAGGGACTTAAAAAGGGTATTACCATTAACTTCCACAAGAAAATAAAGGGAGGCTTCCAGATAGAATCAAAGAAAGGGGGGTACCGCATAAACCTGACGGACGAAGATTTTCTGGAATTTTTCAAAGAGTATCTTAAGCCAAGAGCCAGAGAACTCCTTTTCGGGGAGAGGCAGAATGGCTGAAAACTACTATTTTCTCGTAGCAGGGCTTCCTGAAGCCGACTTCGATGCGCCCCGGGAGTGCCCCTCCTTTCCGGACTTTGCGAAGCTTGCCAAAGATCATCTCCTCCCTTCCGATGTCCTGCTTTTCCAAAAAATTCAACTGACCATCGATATTGGCAACCTTGCAGCGCTAATGGAAAGAGGGGACCATCTTTTTACAGAGGGAGGATTGTATGAAAAAGAGGCGCTTCAGGAGGGGCTTCATGATCCCCATATTTTCCCCCCCTGTATGCAGCAGGTGATAGAGGCCTGGCAGAGTGATATTCCCGTATTTCACAATATTACCTGGGAAGACCAGCTTAACTGGCTCTTTTACGAAGCCATGGAAGCGGTGGAGAGCCGGTTTTTACGCAAGTGGTTTGCCTTTGATGTGACCTTTAATAATCTCCTTGCCGTTATGAGTTGCAGCGAATTTAATATTCCCATCGAGCGCAGGGTGACTGAAAGGATTGAAAATATCTGCACCCAGGCCGTTATTACGAGAAACGAGGCGGCTGAAGCCATCGTGAATAGTTCAGATCCCGACTTTTCTCTCCCTCCCATCTTCCCTCTGGCCTCAAGGGTTCTCTCTCTTGACAGGAGTGACCTGGAAAATTTTGAAAAAAGCATGGACCGCATAAGGTGGGACTGGCTTACGGAAGCAGTGGTACATAATTATTTCGATATTGATTTTATTCTTGCTTATGGCTTGAAGCTGAAGATTATGGACCGCTGGAAAAGGCTTACTCCCCAAGCCGGAAAGGAACGGTTCGAAGGGTTGCTGCATTCCTTTGAAAGTTCCTGTCAAGGGGTTTCCATGGAGGAGGTGATCCCTTGAAAACAAAGGGAAAGGTGACAGGCATCGTTTCCAATCTCGTTACTATTGCCGCTGACGGGCCGGTGGCGCAAAACGAGATCTGCTATATTGAACTTAAAGGGCAAAAGCTCATGGCGGAAGTAATCAAAATGGAAAGGGGGATCGCTTATGCCCAGGTCTTTGAAAGCACGAGAAACCTGAAAGTTGGTGATGAGGCAGAGTTTACAGGGCGCCTGCTTGAAGTGAGCCTTGGCCCGGGCATGCTGTCAAAGGTTTATGACGGTCTCCAGAATGATCTTTATAAAATGGAAAGCCTCTTCCTGAAAAGGGGTGAATATACAGAAGCCTTCGATCATGACAGACAGTGGCGCTTTACTCCCCTCATGCAGACAGGGGATGCCGTTCATGCTTCGGACTGGCTCGGTGAGGTCAAAGAGGGCTGGATAAGACACAGGATCATGGTCCCCTTTGACTGCAAGGGGACAGCTACGATCAGGCATATCGTGGCTGAAGGAGAATACAGGACGGGAGAAACCATTGCCACCATTGTCGATGAAGAGGACAATGAAAGGGCCATTTCCATGATTATGAAATGGCCCGTCAAAAGGGCCGTCAAGAATTATCGCCATAAACCGCGGCCCTTCAGAGTCATGGAGACGGGTATTCGCGTTATCGATGTGATGAATCCCATGGCTGAAGGAGGAACGGGCTTTATCCCGGGGCCTTTCGGGTGCGGCAAAACGGTCCTTCAGCATGCGCTGGCCAAAAATGCCGATGCCGACCTGATTATTGTCGTTGCTTGCGGAGAAAGGGCCAATGAGGTAGTGGAAATCTTCCAGGATTTTCCCGAACTGGATGATCCGAGGACGGGAAGAAAGCTGATGGAGAGGACCATCATCATCTGCAATACATCAAATATGCCTGTCGCCGCAAGGGAGGCTTCCGTTTATACAGGCATGACCATTGCCGAGTACTACCGTGCCATGGGGCTTAAAGTCCTTATTCTGGCCGATTCCACATCGAGGTGGGCCCAGGCCATGCGGGAAATTTCAAACCGTATGGAAGAACTCCCCGGTCCCGATGCTTTTCCCATGGACCTGCCCGCAACGGTGGCCAACTTTTATTCAAGGGCGGGCTTTGTCTACCTTCCAAACGGCGAAAGTGGGTCCGTCACCTTTATCGGAACGGTAAGTCCCGCAGGGGGAAACCTTAAGGAGCCCGTCACGGAATCGACTAAAAAAGCAGCGCGGACTTTTTATGCCCTTTCCCAGAATCGCGCTGATTCAAAGCGCTATCCCGCCATAGACCCTGTCGAGAGTTATTCAAAATACCTGGAGTACCCGGAAGTGAGGGATTGTCTCAATTCGCTCATGGAAAGAGGCTGGTGTGACAGGGTAAGCTATTTAAAAGATATGCTTCAAAAAGGGATGGAGGTGAGTAACCAGATCAAGATTCTCGGTGATGACGGTGTTCCCGTCGGCTATCATGAAACCTTCTGGAAGGCGGAGACTATCGACTTTTCCATCCTCCAGCAGGACAGTTTTGACCGTATTGACGCATCGACGCCGCTGGAAAGGCAGAAGTATATGGTTGATCTGGTGACGGACCTATGCAAAAGCGATTTTCATTTTGAGCATTTTGACGAAGTGGCCCCTTATTTCAAGCGCATTATCAACAGGCTCAGGCAGATGAATTATCTTGAATATGAAAGTGATGCTTTTGAAAAGGAAAGGGCCTCGCTTGCGGAACTCCTCAAGGAAAGGAGGCGCGTCTAATGCATACGAAGGCCTTCCAGAGGATCTACACGAGCATCGAAAATATTACGCGGGCAACATGCACCGTTGTTGCCGAAGGGGTGGGAAATGAAGAGATGGCCTATGTAGACGACCGTCCCGCACAGGTGGTAAAAATCATGGGCAACCGGGTGACCTTGCAAGTCTTCCCCGGCACAGAAGGGATAGCAAGTGATGCAGAGGTTATTTTTTTGGGCAAGCCTCCCACCCTCAAGGTGAGTGATGAATTGAGAGGGCGTTACTTCAACCCTTACGGCAAACCGATCGATGGAGGTTCTCATGTGGAAGGGATAGAGGTGGAAACAGGCGGGCCGTCCGTTAATCCTGTCAGGCGCAGGCAACCGTCGCGCATCATTGAAACGGGCATTGCCGGTATCGACCTTAACAATACCCTTGTCACAGGCCAGAAGATCCCCTTTTTTGCCGATCCCGACCAGCCTTTTAATATGGTCATGGCCCATGTGGCCTTACGGGCCAGTGCGGACATTATTATACTGGGAGGCATGGGACTTTCCAATGATGACTATCTCTATTATAAAAATGTCTTTGAAAGTGCAGGTGCCCTGGAAAAAATCATCAGCTTCGTCAATACGACGGAAGATCCGCCTGTCGAGAGGCTTCTCGTTCCCGACATGTGCCTTACTGCCGCCGAGCATTTTGCAACGGAAAAAAATGCAACGGTCCTCGTGCTTCTCACCGATATGACCCTTTATGCCGATGCGCTGAGCATTGTTTCCAACCGCATGGACCAGATTCCCTCGAAAGACTCCATGCCGGGCTCCCTCTATAGCGACCTTGCCAGGATTTATGAAAAAGCGGCACAGCTTCCGGAAGGCGGCTCTATAACAATTATTGCCGTTACCACCTTAAGCGGCGGTGACATTACTCACGCCATTCCCGATAACACGGGCTACATTACGGAAGGACAGCTCTATTTAAGGCGTGATACGGACATTAGCAGGGTTGTCATCGATCCTTTCAGGAGCCTTTCCCGCCTCAAACAGCTGGTTATAGGCAAGGTGACGAGAGAGGACCATCCCCAGGTTATGAATGCCTGTATCCGGCTTTTTGCCGATGCAGCCAATGCAAAAACGAAAAAGGAGAATGGCTTCGACCTGACCGGGTACGATGAAAGGACCCTTGATTTCGCCGGAGACTATTCATTAAAACTCCTCGCTATCGACGTCGATCTCTCTATGGAGGCCATGCTTGATACAGCCTGGGAACTGCTGGGGCGCTACTTTTCGAGGGAAGAAGCGGGCATAAGGCAGGACCTGATGGAGAGATACTGGAGAGAAGGCCGGGAAAAGGCGGCTAAACAGGAAGAAGAGGCCCCGTAAAAAATGGAACTCAAGTACCATTTCAACAAGACATCACAGCAGCAGCTTGCAAAAGAGTTGAAGGTAAGGATCGACGCCCTTCCCACACTTCATGCCAAGGAGGCGGCTCTCAGGAATGAGGTAAAGCGGGCAAAAGAGGCTGTTTTAAAGATCGAAAGCGATATTGCTCAAGCGCTTGAAGAAGTAGCGCCTATGGAAAAACTCTGGGCTGAATTTCCCCGGGTTCTCTGTATCAGGGAAGTAAGGCTTAAATCGAAAAACATAGCAGGGGTAAAGATAGACGAGCTTGAAGGAATCGATTTTGACGTAAAGCGTTTCAGCCTTTTCGGTCGTCCCTTCTGGTTTATGCGGGGGGTGGACATATTGAGAAATATTGCCCGTATGAAGGTCAGACTGAAAGTGCTCACGAAAGAGCTGGAAGTTCTTGACTATGCCAGGAAAAAGACGACGCAAAAAGTCAATCTCTATGAAAAGGTGCAGGTTCCGGCCTATAGGGAGGCCATAAGGAAGATCAAGCGTTTTCTGGAAGATGAAGATAACCTGGCCAGGTCGTCGCAAAAGATACTGAAAGAGAGAAAGGCCATGGCAGGAGCTGCCTCATGATCGTAAGGATGAAAAAACTATCTCTTCTGCTCTATCACAGGGACAAGGAGCCTTTTCTAAAGGCCCTGCAAAAAATCGGTGTTCTTCATGTGAATCCACTGCCTGACGTTACATCAGTGGCGCTTGAAAAGGCCATTGAACTCCATGAAAGATACGAAAGGAGCCTCCGTGTACTCCATGAGATGGCAGCCAAAAAGGAGGGGCCTTTTGTAAAAGAACTAACCATGGAACCTCTGTGCATACTTGACGCCTTTGATGAACTATACAGCTGCTT encodes the following:
- a CDS encoding response regulator, which translates into the protein MKILIAEDNVRLQKSVGMLLKCWGFDFDTASNGREAVEQAVANEGAYDLCLMDIDMPIMDGCEAAQTIRREVRYFPIMALSGNAYIEEKFAAAGMDDYLPKPFEADRLLGKIRELTVKAFDLFFDNFEFRIKKEMPMDPKQAEELRGLAKQGLCKMRLRGAGAHDVTVTVHKNIPNSIAYDFIQEEAELTTFIDRDKDSPAECYLFKSNCLVPAVLLDGEQYEEKCKKEDEKMQKRKELLTAKKET
- the trmB gene encoding tRNA (guanosine(46)-N7)-methyltransferase TrmB yields the protein MVHNKGRNSDFKSSHKAFGRKAVKLSASQKDLLEKALPKVEIPFKAGIIDLSSYFEGSGPLHLEIGFGNGEYTAALADALPDAHIVGCEIFLNGIAALLKHREEKNLQNIWIIHGSALMAMEEIFADELFDYIHINHPDPWPKKRHTKRRIIQSHTVELLLRKLKKGGEVWLSTDAEAYYEWMKEAFQSCDAFEKIPVEGRFLDEVRQDKIKTRYEKKGAIHGRGTQHLMYRKK
- a CDS encoding YcgN family cysteine cluster protein produces the protein MSLLKENFWKNKSLSQLTHEEWEALCDGCGLCCLNKIEDDESGEYLYTNVACSLLDHEKRRCFDYEGRSILKNDCLRLTAENIEEVPWLPSTCAYRLVKEGKDLPWWHPLISGTRQSLNEAGIGYREKLICEKGIDAEILSEYVVDWVTVEPANEKSR
- a CDS encoding rhodanese-like domain-containing protein, whose protein sequence is MLRKKGKHYLVFMVLACLSVISSPLLAGEGFRDADVKEAAEMVAKEKNNARFVILDVRTKGEYDKGHLFNSINIDIKSANFGEEIGLLDRNKTYLVYCHSGKRSKRAQKKMKSMGFKNIINMKGGFTGWLGEKNPYQR
- a CDS encoding V-type ATP synthase subunit E family protein is translated as MENRLQDLTEKIYEEGIEKGRKKADELVAQAEEKGQNIVSDAKNTAEAIISSAKKSAAEFKERVEAEVRLAGRQAMRTFKKEIEDIIVAEALDKNLRTSMNNLENIEDFVREVIKNWHPEKTESPSLEVLLPEKRREELEKWFKSEIGKGLKKGITINFHKKIKGGFQIESKKGGYRINLTDEDFLEFFKEYLKPRARELLFGERQNG
- a CDS encoding DUF2764 domain-containing protein produces the protein MAENYYFLVAGLPEADFDAPRECPSFPDFAKLAKDHLLPSDVLLFQKIQLTIDIGNLAALMERGDHLFTEGGLYEKEALQEGLHDPHIFPPCMQQVIEAWQSDIPVFHNITWEDQLNWLFYEAMEAVESRFLRKWFAFDVTFNNLLAVMSCSEFNIPIERRVTERIENICTQAVITRNEAAEAIVNSSDPDFSLPPIFPLASRVLSLDRSDLENFEKSMDRIRWDWLTEAVVHNYFDIDFILAYGLKLKIMDRWKRLTPQAGKERFEGLLHSFESSCQGVSMEEVIP
- a CDS encoding V-type ATP synthase subunit A — its product is MKTKGKVTGIVSNLVTIAADGPVAQNEICYIELKGQKLMAEVIKMERGIAYAQVFESTRNLKVGDEAEFTGRLLEVSLGPGMLSKVYDGLQNDLYKMESLFLKRGEYTEAFDHDRQWRFTPLMQTGDAVHASDWLGEVKEGWIRHRIMVPFDCKGTATIRHIVAEGEYRTGETIATIVDEEDNERAISMIMKWPVKRAVKNYRHKPRPFRVMETGIRVIDVMNPMAEGGTGFIPGPFGCGKTVLQHALAKNADADLIIVVACGERANEVVEIFQDFPELDDPRTGRKLMERTIIICNTSNMPVAAREASVYTGMTIAEYYRAMGLKVLILADSTSRWAQAMREISNRMEELPGPDAFPMDLPATVANFYSRAGFVYLPNGESGSVTFIGTVSPAGGNLKEPVTESTKKAARTFYALSQNRADSKRYPAIDPVESYSKYLEYPEVRDCLNSLMERGWCDRVSYLKDMLQKGMEVSNQIKILGDDGVPVGYHETFWKAETIDFSILQQDSFDRIDASTPLERQKYMVDLVTDLCKSDFHFEHFDEVAPYFKRIINRLRQMNYLEYESDAFEKERASLAELLKERRRV
- a CDS encoding V-type ATP synthase subunit B; the protein is MHTKAFQRIYTSIENITRATCTVVAEGVGNEEMAYVDDRPAQVVKIMGNRVTLQVFPGTEGIASDAEVIFLGKPPTLKVSDELRGRYFNPYGKPIDGGSHVEGIEVETGGPSVNPVRRRQPSRIIETGIAGIDLNNTLVTGQKIPFFADPDQPFNMVMAHVALRASADIIILGGMGLSNDDYLYYKNVFESAGALEKIISFVNTTEDPPVERLLVPDMCLTAAEHFATEKNATVLVLLTDMTLYADALSIVSNRMDQIPSKDSMPGSLYSDLARIYEKAAQLPEGGSITIIAVTTLSGGDITHAIPDNTGYITEGQLYLRRDTDISRVVIDPFRSLSRLKQLVIGKVTREDHPQVMNACIRLFADAANAKTKKENGFDLTGYDERTLDFAGDYSLKLLAIDVDLSMEAMLDTAWELLGRYFSREEAGIRQDLMERYWREGREKAAKQEEEAP
- a CDS encoding V-type ATP synthase subunit D translates to MELKYHFNKTSQQQLAKELKVRIDALPTLHAKEAALRNEVKRAKEAVLKIESDIAQALEEVAPMEKLWAEFPRVLCIREVRLKSKNIAGVKIDELEGIDFDVKRFSLFGRPFWFMRGVDILRNIARMKVRLKVLTKELEVLDYARKKTTQKVNLYEKVQVPAYREAIRKIKRFLEDEDNLARSSQKILKERKAMAGAAS